A genomic region of Capra hircus breed San Clemente chromosome 21, ASM170441v1, whole genome shotgun sequence contains the following coding sequences:
- the EGLN3 gene encoding egl nine homolog 3 has translation MPLGHIMRLDLEKIALEYIVPCLHEVGFCYLDNFLGEVVGDCVLERVKQLHCNGALRDGQLAGPRAGVSKRHLRGDQITWIGGNEEGCEAINYLLSLIDRLVLYCGSRLGKYYVKERSKAMVACYPGNGTGYVRHVDNPNGDGRCITCIYYLNKNWDAKRHGGVLRIFPEGKSFIADVEPIFDRLLFFWSDRRNPHEVQPSYATRYAMTVWYFDAEERAEAKKKFRNLTRKTEPALTED, from the exons ATGCCCTTAGGACATATCATGAGGCTGGATCTAGAGAAAATCGCCCTGGAGTACATCGTGCCCTGTCTGCACGAGGTCGGCTTCTGCTACCTGGATAACTTCCTGGGCGAGGTGGTGGGCGACTGCGTCCTGGAGCGCGTGAAGCAGCTGCACTGCAACGGGGCCCTGCGGGACGGCCAGCTGGCCGGGCCCCGCGCCGGCGTCTCCAAGCGGCACCTGCGGGGTGATCAGATCACGTGGATCGGGGGCAACGAGGAAGGCTGTGAGGCCATCAATTACCTCCTGTCCCTCATCGATAGGCTGGTCTTGTACTGCGGGAGCCGGCTGGGCAAATACTACGTCAAGGAAAGGTCCAAG GCGATGGTGGCTTGTTACCCAGGAAATGGAACAGGCTATGTTCGACATGTGGACAACCCCAACGGTGACGGCCGCTGTATCACCTGCATCTACTATCTGAACAAGAACTGGGATGCCAAG CGACATGGCGGAGTCCTGCGGATATTTCCAGAAGGGAAATCATTCATAGCGGACGTGGAGCCCATTTTTGACAGACTGTTGTTCTTCTGGTCAGACCGCAGGAACCCACATGAAGTCCAGCCCTCCTATGCGACCAG ATACGCCATGACTGTTTGGTACTTTGATGCTGAAGAAAGGGCAGAAGCcaaaaagaaattcaggaatTTAACTA GGAAGACTGAACCTGCCCTTACTGAGGACTGA